ACAACGTGGGCCGGGGAGTCGTCGTTGACGTATTTGTAGTGGGTTTTGAGGGCATTTACAAGCTCCTCCCGGCTGGAAAAGCCGTCAAGGAATGCATCCTCGTCGGTCAGCTCCCCAACCGTTTTGCTCTCGACCCTCTCTATCACTGCCTTCCCGAGGGCGTAGCCACCGGAGTGGATAAGAACAACGTCTCCTTCCTTCAGGTTGGGCCTCCTGCCGAGCCTCACCGTTGCCCTCTTCCTTCCTTTTAGTATCGCCTCAGCGTAGCGCCCGTCGAACTCGAGGTGGCGCATGACCATCACCGCTCACTTTTCTCCCACGAGCTTGAACCTTATCGCTATGACGCCGTAGCGGTTCTCCTTCCATTTGGGATACATGTTGTGGAACCTCTTCACCGCCCTCTCAAAGCTCGGTTCGTCCGGAAAGATTTTCTTTATCGGCTCCTCGCGGAGGACCTGGCGGAACGTCTCGTAGGGTTTAACGCCAGTAACCACTGCGGGGACCTCGTCGTTGAAGATTATCTTGTCGCCGGGCTTTATCCCCTTCAGCTGCGGATAGGCGACCCTTACTTCAATCCTCTTCTCCCCCGACTTTATGTAGTCGAGGTATTCATCGCGAACGCGAAGTCTGTAAACTCTCATCTTCACCACACCTCGATTTCTCGCCCCTCTTAAAAGGGTGATGGAAACTTTTAAATCCTTTAGCGTCGAAGTAAGGTCAGGTGTAAGAGATGAGGAGAAGCGCCCAGGCTGCCATTGAGTACCTTTTCATGCTTGCGGCCGTGCTCGTTCTCGTGCTGATAGCGGCGAGGATAGTTCTCAACGGCGTCAAAAACATGAACGAGGCAATAGGGAACTACGTCGACCAGGTGAGGCAGGAGATACTCGAGGACCTCTGAGGTGGAATCATGGGATACGCTCCCCTACTTCTGGGGCTGGTTATGGGAGCTATTACTTCATACACCGACCTGAAGACCGGTTTTATAGACGATATAAACGTCTTCCCGACCCTCGCGCTCATCGGAAAGCTGCGAGGATGGGAGGGCGAGGAGAGCGAGGGACTGCTCGATAAAATCCCTATCCCAGCGGTCGAGGTGGGAATCCTTTACTACCTCTACCTTGGGCTTAAGGAGGACAACACCCTTCTCGCGGTCTCCGGGCTGGTAGGCTTCGTCCTCGGCCTCATTCTCGGCCTCCTGCTGTACTACATCGGTGCCTGGGCCAGCGGTGACGTCCTCATCCTCGCGGGCTTCTCGGCCCTGCTTCCTTATCCCCCGGAGAACGCTTCCCTGGTTCCGCCGTACGCGGTCGGCTATCCCCTCTATCCCCTGACGATACTTCTCAACAGCCTCATCGCGATATTCCCTTTCATATTCCTCTACGCCTTCGGCGTTATACTCCTCAGAAGGCAGTTTGACGAGCTCAGGCGCATATTCACCGATGGGGCGAGGCTCACCGCCGAGGTCTCCCTGTGGATAATGGCAGCCCTCGGCTTCAGGCTGATTCTCTACGACTTTACCGGAGTGGCCATAGTGGGGATATGGTCGTGGCTCTTCACGATAGTGGTGATATACGTCCTCGGGAAGTTCAGGAAGGCTGGCGACGTAATCGGACTCGCGGTGCTTGCTTACCTCCTCTACACCGATCCCCTGCCGATGGCGAGGGCTTTCCTTAAGCTTCTGGCGATGCTCTATCTCTTCAAGGTGTTCTTCTCCCTAGCCAGGTTCATGAGAACGGGTGTCCTCATGGAGGATGTGCCCGTTGAGGAGCTCGAGGAGTGGGACATACTCGGGGAGACGGTGTTCGAGAGGGAAGGGGAGGTCCTCAGGGACAGGAGCGACCTCTTCACCCGCATGAAGAACGCCGTAACTTCGGCCGACCCATCCCTCCTCAGACCGGACTACGGGAGGATAATAGCGTCCCCAACCGCGGAGGGCCTTAGGAGAGAGCAGATAGAGGAGCTCAGGAAGCTGGTCGAGGAGGGAAAACTCGAGAACCGCTTTTTGAGGAAAAAGTCCATGCCCTTCGCCCCGGCCCTCTTCCTCGGCTTCCTCATCAGCTACTTCTGGGGCGACATCTTCTGGTGGATTCAGGTGAAGATAGCGGGGATGTGAGTTAGGCTTTTAACCCCGCACCCCCAAACTCCATTCGCCGGCCCGGCGTCCGCCCACCCCGCGGAGGGGTGAAGCGGGGATTCCGGCCGGGCCGACAGGGGGATGACGAGCTTTTGCTTTGCTGAAGAGTGATGAGCACGCCCTTCCCCGACCCCTCAGATCAGGCCGGCGATTATCTCCTTCACTTCCCTGAGGCTCTCGACGTTGTGGTCGCCCTCAACGCCCTCGTGCGGGTTTATCGCTATCGCAACGTCTGCCTCGCGAAACATGCTTATGTCGTTGTAGCCGTCACCAACTGCCACTGTAAGCTTGGGCTTCAACTCCTCTTTCAGCTCGCGCAGAATGACTCCCTTGCTCTTGAAGTCCACCAGCGGGTTCACCTTTCCCGTAACGACTCCATTCTCGTCGAATATCAGCTCGTTGGCGTAGACGTAGTCAACCCCGAGCTCCCGCGCTATCCTCCCAGCGAGGCACATCAGACCGCTCGAGAGGATGGCTATTTTGAAGTCGTTTTTCCTAAGGAACTCGATGAGCTCCTCTGCGCCGTCCATGTACTCAACGGAATTAGCCCACTCAAGAATTTCATCCCGCGTGTGGCCCTTCCAGAGGGACGAATCTAACTCGGCCCACTTCACGTAGTCGATTTCTCCAGAGAAGAAGAGCTCGGCGTACTCCTTTCCCTTCTCCCACGTGCCGAACTTCTTGTGCAGCTCCACCCAGCTCGAGATGGATTTAACGAGCGTTCCCTCAAGGTCGAAAGCGATGAGCCTGACCATGGTACCACCTTAAAGAAAGGCCGTCTGAGAGCTTAAAAGCCTACTCGTTCCAGCCGTATTCCCCGACCAGGGGCACGAAGGCAACGCCACCCCAGCGCCTCTTTTTGATTTTCCCCGTCTCGGTCTTATCGATGATGTACAGATCCTGCCAGAGATGGTAGCTTCCGACTGGGATTATGAGCTTTCCCCCCGGGTTGAGCTGTTGAATGAGTGGCCTCGGCACCTCCGGTGCCCCGGCAGTCACGATTATCCTGTCGTATGGGGCTTTGGGAGGGAATCCCTTGCTACCGTCCCCGAGGATTACATGGACGTTCTTAACCCCCGCCCTCTCAAGGTTCTTTCTCGCGAACTCGACAAGCTCGGGGAGCCTCTCCACGGTGTAAACATCGGTCTTCACGAGTTCAGATATAAGGGCAGCGTTCCATCCGCTACCAGTCCCTATCTCGAGAACGTTAAGCCCCGGCCGTAAGTCGGCGAGCTCCAGCATTATGGCGACCATATGGGGTGCCGAGATAGTCTGCCCTGCAGGAATCGGCAGTGGCTCGTCTACGTGGGCGTACTTCTTATAGCGCTCCTCAACGAAGAGGTAGCGCGGATACTTCAGAAAAGCCCGCCTAACGGGTTCGCTTTTGATAACTCCTTCGCGGAAAAGCTGCTCAACAGTTTTCTCCCATCTCCTCAGAAGTTCCTCCTCATCGACCATAACGCTCATCGCGAGAGAATACGCAGGAAAAGATTTAACGCTTGCGGATAAGCTGTGGGGAGAAGTTGGAATAGTGGCCGGCGGCGTCCCCGGTTTCCCGCCCCCTCTCGGAGGGCAGTACACCCGGGATCGCTGGCGGGCTTAACTTCCGGGGTCGAAACGAGACCGGGTGTGACCCCGCCGCTATGACCGCCGTACCGATACATACCTGCCGCGGAGGGTTTATAAACTTTACGGTCCATAGAACCGTCGATGGAGAGGGAGATACTGGAGCTGTTGAGTCTGGAGCGGACGAGGGAGCCACTGAGCCCGGGTAGGCGGGTCAGGGAGTTCCAGAAAACCATCCAAACTCTAAAGAACGGGGAGGACGTTGAGCTAAAGGGATTTCTGCTCGCCAGAAAACCGCCCAACGCCCCAAGAGACGCAGTCTACTACCTCCTCTCACCGCTCCCGCCCTCAGAACTGGCAAGTCTCGGGGAAAACGACTTTCGGACGTACCTGGTCATAAGGGCGACCGAAGAAACACTGGTCTCCGGGGAAGTGAAGCCGGGAAACTACGTTCTGGTGAGGGGGATAATAGACGCCTACCCCTGGGGCAACATGAGGGTGGTATACGCGAGTTCGATCGAGGGGATGGACTACCCGGACTACTGGAAGGACTACCAGGAGTTCGCCCTTAGCAAATCCGAGGTCGTTGACCTCTTCGAGAGAACGGTCTATCTGCGCGACGACATGAGGAACGCCCTCATCTACTCGGTCTACGGTGTACCGTACATAATCGGGGAGAGCTGGGGAGAGGGTTTCGAGTTCACCGTGTTTAAATACCGGGACGATTCTGGACTCCTCGCACTCTGGAAGGCCTTCAAGTACTTCCACTCAAACCTCCCCTGGGAGGTCCGCCTGGGCAGTGAGCGGGTTATAGAGGTGGACGACCCGTTCCTGGGGATAGACTTCCGCCTTGGGAACCCGAACGCAAGCGACATGAGGTACTACACCCCCCTGACGAAGAGGGGGCTCGTCAAGCTCCCCAAAAAGGTCGCAGGGGACATCGTTAGCAAGCGGGCTATAGGGCTGCTCCCGAGGAACCTCGACGCTGATCCTCTCGACAGGATGGCGAGGCTTTCGGAGACGCCCTTCGTTCTCGTCCCCTCGGAGGAAAAGCCCTACTTTGAGGAAAACCGCGAGTTCCTCCAGCTCATACCCAACCTCCTCGTGACCGTCTTTATCCAGAGGGAAAAGCACAAGGCCCTCGACCGTGAGAAGACCCGCTTGCTTGAGGAGGAGCTCCTGCGGTGGCTCAAAGAATCGAGGGACGACTACGGAGATCCGTTCAGGGCGTTGACGGCACCGAGCGGACCAATGAACGTGAAGCTGAGA
The sequence above is drawn from the Thermococcus pacificus genome and encodes:
- a CDS encoding A24 family peptidase C-terminal domain-containing protein; translated protein: MGYAPLLLGLVMGAITSYTDLKTGFIDDINVFPTLALIGKLRGWEGEESEGLLDKIPIPAVEVGILYYLYLGLKEDNTLLAVSGLVGFVLGLILGLLLYYIGAWASGDVLILAGFSALLPYPPENASLVPPYAVGYPLYPLTILLNSLIAIFPFIFLYAFGVILLRRQFDELRRIFTDGARLTAEVSLWIMAALGFRLILYDFTGVAIVGIWSWLFTIVVIYVLGKFRKAGDVIGLAVLAYLLYTDPLPMARAFLKLLAMLYLFKVFFSLARFMRTGVLMEDVPVEELEEWDILGETVFEREGEVLRDRSDLFTRMKNAVTSADPSLLRPDYGRIIASPTAEGLRREQIEELRKLVEEGKLENRFLRKKSMPFAPALFLGFLISYFWGDIFWWIQVKIAGM
- a CDS encoding HAD-IB family phosphatase, coding for MVRLIAFDLEGTLVKSISSWVELHKKFGTWEKGKEYAELFFSGEIDYVKWAELDSSLWKGHTRDEILEWANSVEYMDGAEELIEFLRKNDFKIAILSSGLMCLAGRIARELGVDYVYANELIFDENGVVTGKVNPLVDFKSKGVILRELKEELKPKLTVAVGDGYNDISMFREADVAIAINPHEGVEGDHNVESLREVKEIIAGLI
- a CDS encoding ASCH domain-containing protein, with product MRHLEFDGRYAEAILKGRKRATVRLGRRPNLKEGDVVLIHSGGYALGKAVIERVESKTVGELTDEDAFLDGFSSREELVNALKTHYKYVNDDSPAHVVVFRLTERFDKPVMSSDYAYEGNNPIEIAEMALKHLDLPEDDRKLIELFLRAGSLRKAAYRLGGMNKRYLIRGALRRAYEELKKRGLMGPKL
- a CDS encoding class III signal peptide-containing protein, giving the protein MRRSAQAAIEYLFMLAAVLVLVLIAARIVLNGVKNMNEAIGNYVDQVRQEILEDL
- a CDS encoding ASCH domain-containing protein, yielding MRVYRLRVRDEYLDYIKSGEKRIEVRVAYPQLKGIKPGDKIIFNDEVPAVVTGVKPYETFRQVLREEPIKKIFPDEPSFERAVKRFHNMYPKWKENRYGVIAIRFKLVGEK
- a CDS encoding protein-L-isoaspartate(D-aspartate) O-methyltransferase gives rise to the protein MVDEEELLRRWEKTVEQLFREGVIKSEPVRRAFLKYPRYLFVEERYKKYAHVDEPLPIPAGQTISAPHMVAIMLELADLRPGLNVLEIGTGSGWNAALISELVKTDVYTVERLPELVEFARKNLERAGVKNVHVILGDGSKGFPPKAPYDRIIVTAGAPEVPRPLIQQLNPGGKLIIPVGSYHLWQDLYIIDKTETGKIKKRRWGGVAFVPLVGEYGWNE